A single genomic interval of Methanomassiliicoccus sp. harbors:
- a CDS encoding 4Fe-4S binding protein has protein sequence MGTKEAEDNAINTLRFYPGRCINCGRCYEVCPHGVFAPSEARAKMIAPERCMECGACQVNCPVAAISVDSGVGCASAMIKAALTGSKEVTCGPECCGR, from the coding sequence ATGGGAACAAAGGAGGCCGAGGATAACGCCATAAATACGCTGAGGTTCTATCCCGGCAGGTGCATCAACTGCGGCCGCTGCTACGAGGTATGCCCGCATGGGGTGTTCGCCCCCTCCGAGGCCCGGGCGAAGATGATCGCCCCGGAGAGATGCATGGAGTGCGGGGCCTGTCAGGTCAACTGCCCCGTGGCCGCGATATCCGTCGATTCCGGGGTGGGCTGCGCATCTGCCATGATCAAGGCCGCCCTGACCGGTAGCAAGGAGGTCACCTGCGGACCAGAGTGCTGCGGGCGTTAG
- a CDS encoding amino acid permease, which yields MADGLRREVGLWWAVAYGVGTILGAGIYALIGVATGKAGNLVWLSFALAAVIAAFSGLSYAKLSSIYPSSGAEYVYVENAFRSKFWAFVVGWLVLISSIISAATVAQGFGGYLSSILDIPVALGASALIVVLAIINYAGIKESLILNAIMTVIETIGVLIVIFLGVGYLGTVDYTQSPFGLEGVVGAVGVIFFAFIGFEGLVKIGDETKDAERTIPRALMISLAITAVLYVLVAISVVSIVPYDQLAASSSPLADVALQASGQEAYALLTIIALVATANTVLIILIASSRIAYGMSTRAALPKLLSRIQPSTGTPLMAIVLTTLASVAFCFLGGIELTANVSNFTIFMVFLAVNLSVIQLSRGSKSIGRAYVLSAVVGSLTSVAMLTQFNWEVALLSILLTLSGAGLYRIMEMDLK from the coding sequence GTGGCCGATGGACTCAGAAGAGAGGTGGGACTTTGGTGGGCGGTGGCCTACGGAGTGGGCACCATTCTGGGTGCGGGCATATACGCCCTCATCGGTGTGGCCACCGGAAAGGCAGGGAACTTGGTATGGCTGTCCTTCGCCCTGGCCGCAGTGATCGCAGCCTTCAGCGGCCTCAGCTATGCCAAGCTGTCCTCCATCTACCCCTCTAGCGGAGCCGAGTACGTCTATGTGGAGAACGCCTTTCGGTCCAAGTTCTGGGCCTTCGTCGTTGGCTGGTTGGTACTGATATCAAGCATAATCTCGGCGGCGACCGTGGCCCAGGGCTTCGGTGGCTACCTGTCCTCTATATTGGACATACCCGTTGCGTTAGGGGCAAGCGCTCTCATCGTGGTCCTGGCGATCATCAACTATGCCGGCATAAAGGAGTCCTTGATCCTGAACGCCATCATGACCGTCATTGAGACGATCGGCGTCCTCATTGTCATATTCCTGGGCGTCGGCTACCTGGGAACGGTGGACTACACCCAGTCCCCCTTTGGACTGGAAGGGGTGGTGGGCGCTGTGGGGGTCATATTCTTCGCGTTCATAGGGTTCGAGGGCCTTGTCAAGATCGGGGATGAGACCAAGGACGCCGAGAGGACCATACCTCGGGCCCTAATGATCTCCCTGGCGATCACCGCTGTGCTATACGTCCTGGTGGCCATTTCAGTGGTCAGCATCGTCCCCTACGATCAACTGGCGGCATCCTCCTCCCCGCTCGCGGACGTCGCCCTTCAAGCCTCAGGTCAGGAGGCCTACGCACTGTTGACGATCATCGCCCTAGTGGCCACTGCGAACACAGTGCTGATCATCCTGATAGCCTCCTCCCGGATAGCCTATGGGATGTCCACGCGCGCCGCTCTCCCGAAGCTGCTGTCGCGCATACAGCCAAGCACAGGCACACCTCTAATGGCCATCGTCCTGACCACCTTAGCATCGGTGGCCTTCTGCTTCCTGGGCGGTATCGAGCTCACGGCCAATGTGTCCAATTTCACGATATTCATGGTGTTCCTGGCGGTCAACCTGTCGGTGATCCAGCTGTCCCGGGGAAGCAAGAGCATAGGTAGAGCTTACGTCCTGTCGGCAGTAGTGGGGTCATTGACCTCCGTGGCCATGCTCACCCAGTTCAACTGGGAGGTCGCCCTGCTGTCCATACTCCTGACGCTATCAGGGGCGGGACTTTACAGGATAATGGAGATGGACCTGAAGTGA
- a CDS encoding GNAT family N-acetyltransferase — protein sequence MVIGSDKFQYRKMVPEDVIMVHALLRRTIMSSYKEAYSAGAVEFFMRHHDVASINRHVHEGHCIVAACDGVIAGVGELLGNEIRMVFVDPSLKRMGIGRGLMMRLEEQARKCGMREIVLDSSVVAVGFYQHLGYEVVKETSLDLGEDDLLPYLIMRRGL from the coding sequence ATGGTCATTGGTAGTGACAAGTTTCAATATCGAAAGATGGTGCCCGAGGATGTCATCATGGTCCACGCCCTGTTGCGGAGGACCATCATGTCGAGCTATAAGGAGGCCTATTCGGCCGGTGCCGTGGAGTTCTTCATGAGGCACCATGATGTCGCCAGCATCAACAGGCACGTGCATGAAGGCCATTGCATCGTAGCTGCCTGTGATGGCGTCATCGCAGGCGTAGGCGAGCTGCTGGGTAATGAGATAAGAATGGTCTTTGTGGATCCCTCCCTAAAAAGGATGGGAATAGGGCGTGGCCTGATGATGAGGCTTGAGGAACAGGCCAGGAAATGTGGCATGAGAGAGATCGTGCTGGACTCATCGGTCGTGGCGGTGGGATTCTATCAGCACCTCGGCTACGAGGTGGTCAAGGAGACGTCCCTGGACCTGGGCGAAGACGACCTTCTACCTTACCTCATCATGAGGCGCGGGCTCTAA